The Prunus dulcis chromosome 5, ALMONDv2, whole genome shotgun sequence genomic sequence AACCCTACTTTTGAGCACACCGATGAGACCCTCTCTTATTTTGTAGATTATTTTGGCAGGAGAAAGGATTTCAAGGCGACCCATGATGTGATTGTTAGTGCAGGTGGGGTTGCTGGGCCCAAAACCTTTGCTTCCTCCATTGATAGGCTGGTGAGAGCTGGGAGGCCCGCACAGgctgtttctttctttgagaGGATGGAGAAGGACTATGGGCTTAAGAGGGACAAAACTTCGCTTAGATTGGTTGTGGAGAAGCTTTGTGAAAATGGTTTTGCGAGTAATGCTGAGAAAATGGTGAAAAGTTTGGCCAATGAGTTTTTCCCTGATGAGTATATTTGTGATTTGCTTATTAAGGGTTGGTGTATTGATGGGAAGCTCGAGGAGGCTCGAAGATTGGCTGGGGAGATGTATAGAGGAGGGTTTGAGATTGGTACCACTGCTTACAATGCCATTCTTGACTGCGTTTCTAAGCTTTGTAGGAAGAAGGACCCTTTTCGCCTTCATTCGGAGGCCGAGCAAATCTTGGTGGATATGGACACTCATGGGGTTCCAAGAAATGTGGAGACTTTCAATGTGTTGATTAGTAATTTGTGTAAGCTTAGGAAGACCGAGGATGCTTTGAACTTGTTTCATAGAATGGGTGAGTGGGGTTGTTATCCAAATGAAACTACGTTCCTTGTGTTGATCAGAAGCTTGTATCAGGGAGCGAGGATTGGGGAAGGGGATGAAATGATTGATAGGATGAAGTCAGCCGGGTTCGGTGGGGCTCTTGATAAGAAGGCCTATTATGGATTCATGAAGATTTTGTGTGGTATTGAGAGGATTGATCATGCTATGCGTGTTTTCAAGAAGATGAAGGAGGATGGATGTGAGCCTGGGATCAAGAGTTATGATCTGTTGATGGGAAAACTGTATGCTCACAACCGTGCTGATAGAGCCACTGCCCTGTTTAATGAGGCTCAAAAGAGAGGGGTGCCTTTGACACAAAAGGCATATCAGGTGGACCCGAGattcttgaagaagaagccgAAGGCTgcgaagaaggagaagaagcggGAAACTTTTCCTGAGAAGATGGCAAGGAAGAAGAGACGCCTTAAGCAAATTCGATTGAGTTTTGTAAAGAAGCCGAAAAAAATGATGCGTCGAGCCTACTGATGATGCTATTAGAAattggaattgtcaaattatCAAAGGGGAATGACAGTTTTGATTCTGTTTTTTGAAGTTCGATAATTTGTTTTCTCCTGATGTTTTATGCAGTTGAATGtgtcttcttgttttgttcttaTAGTTAGTGACATTcgaaataagaaaaaagagtttctatcCAGACTGGTTTGATTCGACACTCTTCACTCCATACAAGCATGCTTTAAAATGACAATTCTCTTTCCAAACCTGTGTTAAGACAATAATCTTTCAGACAATAATCTTTCGATACTGTTTGCTCGATATGCCTTTACTTTGGATTGTGGAACCCCAAACGTGCAGATATactttgtcatttgcataCGCGATGTTCTGGTTTTGCCTCCTTTTTTCTCCCCGCATAATCTGCTCAACGACAAAGTTTCCCTGGCCTTAAACACTGTCGTTGATTATTGTCTAGGAAATTTTGTTGGTTGTGGGGCTTGTTGGCTAAGTAGCACAGCACACTTTCTTCTAGCTGGTGGTGTTAGCTTTCTCTGGCATGGAGACTTATTTATGTTCCAGATGATAGGTTACAATTGATGCAGTAATTTCTTCGAAGACGCGtcagggagagagaggagagaaaccATGCTAGGAATGCAATGACAGATTGCTTTCATGCTTTTTCACCTTTTTGATTGGGAACATTCATGATTTATGATCCATAATGAAACAGGCAATGTGGATAGGGCCAGCAGCTGGTGAAAGCGTGCAAGTCATTTGAAGAGGCATTACAGATTCATGGTCGTGGATCTGAAtctgaattattatttttattcaaagacAAGACTCTAGATTGCTCTTAAAATTATCGTATCTAGTAATTGAACAGTGGAGGATTTAAATCAGAAAGACTTAATGactaaaaaggaaaagaaaacaaaataacactTTTTCTCACCAAACTGGAACCGTTTTAAGTTGGGGGTCATTTGTAGATTACATTCTATTCATTTATCTAGTTCTACGAGACATGAGTAAATCCTAAATCAAATGATCAATCTACATTTCTTCACATCAAGAAAGCCACCAGAAGATTTCTGTAGGCTTTACAGACTTTCCTTCCAGAACCGGATTGATCTGTCAGTCCCACAGGTAACATATGCTGCCTCTGTTGGTGAGTGCTCAAGCCAACGGAAAGCACCAATATGATTGGAAGGCCATTTTGCTACTTTCTCTGCTGTCAGAGCATCCCATATAACAATCTGCAACCATCCCATATTCatcaattcaaacttttattCCGCTCATTTAAATACCACAATATTTCATTTAAACGCAGTAAGAGTGAACGAACCTCATTGGTCGGTTCATCGATGGAGAGTACAAATTCTTCGGTATCGTTAAAAACAGCCTGCATAGAAGTATAAAAGCACCTATAAAAccaaattttgatattttctattttggatTCCTCACATCCTGGGAGGATAATAGTGCACAAGGATAATTAAAGTGTGGTGGAGATTGATTCAGACAGGGCTGAGGGAGAAGATTCTTTTTTAGGATTTTATGTAGTTGACAGAGGACTTTGCGGCCATTTTCTCTGGCATAAGGAATTGCGTACTTAAAtcagaaggagagagaggggaggaagggatttatat encodes the following:
- the LOC117628852 gene encoding pentatricopeptide repeat-containing protein PNM1, mitochondrial, coding for MRPLQPLQLRRLLLRYLSTSSSSPYSSPTIQTHILFHSRKPTHFHYAQPAITTTASSHFLSLLHFSVSKPFSSSTLPAQDSDQSQLAQSLSSELLIDPSSDPLSVTQRLQLSFSHITPTPSLVQSVLNLSPDAGRAVIGFNDWLISNPTFEHTDETLSYFVDYFGRRKDFKATHDVIVSAGGVAGPKTFASSIDRLVRAGRPAQAVSFFERMEKDYGLKRDKTSLRLVVEKLCENGFASNAEKMVKSLANEFFPDEYICDLLIKGWCIDGKLEEARRLAGEMYRGGFEIGTTAYNAILDCVSKLCRKKDPFRLHSEAEQILVDMDTHGVPRNVETFNVLISNLCKLRKTEDALNLFHRMGEWGCYPNETTFLVLIRSLYQGARIGEGDEMIDRMKSAGFGGALDKKAYYGFMKILCGIERIDHAMRVFKKMKEDGCEPGIKSYDLLMGKLYAHNRADRATALFNEAQKRGVPLTQKAYQVDPRFLKKKPKAAKKEKKRETFPEKMARKKRRLKQIRLSFVKKPKKMMRRAY